One segment of Hippopotamus amphibius kiboko isolate mHipAmp2 chromosome 4, mHipAmp2.hap2, whole genome shotgun sequence DNA contains the following:
- the LOC130851602 gene encoding LOW QUALITY PROTEIN: disintegrin and metalloproteinase domain-containing protein 9-like (The sequence of the model RefSeq protein was modified relative to this genomic sequence to represent the inferred CDS: deleted 1 base in 1 codon; substituted 1 base at 1 genomic stop codon), whose amino-acid sequence MGSGADSPSGTLRCQWLLLFGLVSPALSGARSGFQQTSHLSSYEIITPWRLTRERREAPRPYSEQVSYVIQAEGKEHIIHLERNKDFLPKDFVVYTYNKEGALISDYPDIQNHCHYWGYVEGAYDSSIALSDCFGLRGLLHIENVSYGIEPLQNSSHFEHIFYRMDDVHKEPLKCGVSNKDIEEETAKDEEEEPASVTQLLRRRRAVLPQTRYVELFIVVDKERYDMMGRNQTAVREEMIRLANYLDSMYIMLNIXIVLVGLEIWTNGNQINIVGGAGDVLGNFVQWREKFLITRRRHDSAQLVLNKGFDGTAGMTFVGTVCSRSHAGGINVFGQITVETFASIVAHELGHNLGMNHDDGRDCHCGAKSCIMNSGASGSRNFSTCSAEDFEQLTLNKGGNCLLNIPKPDEAYSAPFCGNKLVDPGEECDCGTPKECELDPCCEGSTCKLKSFAECAYGDCCQDCWFLPGGTLCRGKTNECDVPEYCNGSSQFCQPDVFIQNGYPCQNNRAYCYNGMCQYYDAQCQVVFGSKAKAAPRDCFIDVNSKGDRFGNCGFSGNEYKKCTTGNASCGKLQCENVQEMPVFGIVPAIIQTPGRGTKCWGVDFQLGSDVPDPGMVNKGTRCDVGKICRNFQCVNASVLNYDCDIQKKCHGHGVCNSNKNCHCDNGWAPPYCETTGYGGSVDSGPTYNEKNIALRDGLLVFFFVIIPLIALAAFVFIKRDQLRKSYCRRKRSQTYESDGKNQAKVSRQPVSIPGHASSVTPPKEVPIYANRFPVPTYAAKQPQQFPSRPPPPQPKTSSQGNLTPARPAPPPPLYSSPT is encoded by the exons ATGGGATCGGGCGCGGACTCGCCGTCTGGGACCCTCCGCTGCCAGTGGCTGCTGTTGTTCGGCTTGGTGAGCCCAGCCCTCAGTGGGGCTCGGTCAGGCTTTCAACAGACCTCCCACCTCTCTTCTTATGAAATTATAACTCCTTGGAGATTAACTAGAGAACGAAGAGAAGCCCCTAGGCCCTACTCAGAGCAGGTATCTTATGTCATTCAAGCTGAAGGAAAAGAGCATATTATTCACTTGGAAAGGAATAAAGACTTTTTACCCAAAGATTTTGTAGTTTATACCTACAACAAGGAAGGGGCTCTGATCTCTGACTACCCTGATATACAGAATCACTGTCATTATTGGGGATACGTGGAGGGCGCTTATGATTCATCCATTGCTCTTAGCGACTGTTTTGGACTCAGAGGCTTGCTGCATATAGAGAATGTGAGTTATGGGATTGAACCCCTGCAAAATAGCTCTCATTTTGAACACATCTTTTATCGAATGGATGATGTCCACAAAGAGCCTCTGAAATGTGGGGTTTCCAACAAGGACATAGAGGAAGAAACCGCAAAGGATGAAGAGGAAGAGCCTGCTAGTGTCACTCAGCTACTTCGAAGAAGAAGAGCTGTCCTGCCACAGACCCGCTATGTGGAGCTGTTCATTGTCGTAGACAAGGAAAGGTATGACATGATGGGAAGAAACCAGACTGCGGTACGGGAAGAGATGATTCGTTTAGCAAACTACTTGGATAGCATGTACATTATGTTAAATATTTGAATTGTGCTAGTTGGACTGGAGATTTGGACAAATGGAAATCAGATCAACATAGTTGGAGGTGCTGGTGACGTGTTGGGGAACTTTGTACAGTGGCGGGAAAAGTTTCTTATAACACGTCGCAGACATGACAGTGCACAGCTAGTTCTGAATAAAGGTTTT GATGGGACCGCGGGGATGACGTTTGTGGGAACCGTGTGCTCAAGGAGCCACGCAGGCGGAATTAACGTGTTTGGGCAAATCACGGTGGAGACATTTGCCTCCATTGTTGCTCATGAGTTGGGTCATAACCTTGGAATGAATCATGATGATGGGAGAGACTGTCACTGTGGAGCAAAGAGCTGCATCATGAATTCAGGAGCATCAGGTTCCAGAAACTTCAGCACATGCAGTGCGGAAGACTTTGAGCAGTTAACTTTAAATAAAGGTGGAAACTGCCTTCTTAATATTCCGAAGCCTGATGAAGCCTACAGTGCTCCTTTCTGTGGTAATAAATTGGTGGACCCTGGGGAAGAGTGTGACTGCGGTACTCCAAAGGAATGTGAATTGGACCCTTGTTGTGAAGGAAGTACTTGTAAACTTAAATCATTTGCCGAGTGTGCATATGGTGACTGTTGCCAGGACTGTTGGTTCCTTCCAGGTGGTACTCTGTGCCGAGGAAAAACCAATGAATGTGATGTTCCAGAATACTGCAACGGTTCTTCTCAGTTCTGTCAGCCGGATGTTTTCATTCAGAATGGATATCCTTGCCAGAATAACAGAGCCTATTGCTACAATGGCATGTGCCAATATTATGACGCTCAGTGTCAAGTCGTCTTTGGCTCAAAAGCCAAGGCTGCCCCAAGGGATTGCTTCATTGATGTGAATTCCAAAGGTGACAGATTTGGCAACTGTGGTTTCTCTGGCAACGAATACAAGAAGTGTACCACTGGGAATGCTTCGTGTGGAAAGCTTCAGTGTGAGAATGTACAAGAAATGCCTGTGTTTGGAATTGTGCCTGCTATTATTCAGACTCCTGGGAGAGGCACCAAATGTTGGGGTGTGGATTTCCAGCTTGGATCAGATGTTCCAGACCCTGGCATGGTGAACAAAGGCACCAGATGTGACGTTGGAAAGATCTGTAGAAATTTCCAATGTGTAAATGCTTCTGTTTTGAATTATGACTGTGATATTCAGAAAAAGTGTCACGGACATGGGGTATGTAATAGCAATAAGAATTGTCACTGTGACAACGGCTGGGCTCCCCCCTATTGTGAGACTACAGGATATGGAGGAAGTGTGGACAGTGGGCCTACATACAACGAAAAGAATATTGCCTTGAGGGATGGACTTCTGGTATTCTTCTTCGTAATTATTCCTCTTATTGCATTGGCTGCTTTTGTCTTCATTAAGAGAGATCAGTTACGGAAAAGCTACTGTAGAAGGAAGAGATCACAAACATATGAATCAGATGGCAAAAATCAAGCAAAAGTTTCTAGACAGCCAGTGAGTATTCCTGGACATGCTTCTTCAGTGACTCCTCCCAAAGAAGTTCCTATATATGCAAACAGATTTCCAGTACCAACTTATGCAGCCAAGCAGCCTCAGCAGTTCCCATCAAGGCCACCTCCACCACAACCGAAAACATCATCTCAGGGAAACTTAACTCCCGCTCGTCCAGCTCCTCCACCTCCTTTATATAGTTCCCCcacttga